One Cedecea neteri DNA segment encodes these proteins:
- a CDS encoding glycine betaine ABC transporter substrate-binding protein encodes MRLLSRMLTTAFAAASLIAMQAQAAPLILATKSFTEQHILSAMTTQYLAKKGFQVTPQTNIATVISRNAMINKQIDMTWEYTGTSLIIFNHINKRMTPEESYNTVKKLDAKLGLIWLKPAEMNNTYAFAMKRERAEKEGITTMSQLVERIEHIRQTDPKHNWMLGLDLEFAGRSDGLKPLQQVYNMPLDRPQIRQMDPGLVYNAIRDGFVDAGLIYTTDGRMKGFDLKALVDDKGFFPSYAVTPVVRKDVLDSHPGLEEALNTLSSELNNEVITTLNAKVDIDHETPQQVAREFLQQKGLL; translated from the coding sequence ATGAGACTGCTTTCACGGATGCTAACGACGGCGTTTGCCGCGGCCTCCCTTATCGCCATGCAGGCCCAGGCCGCACCGCTGATTCTGGCGACCAAAAGCTTTACCGAGCAACATATTTTGTCGGCCATGACCACGCAGTATCTGGCTAAAAAGGGCTTCCAGGTGACGCCGCAGACCAATATTGCCACGGTGATTTCCCGCAATGCGATGATCAACAAACAGATTGATATGACCTGGGAGTACACCGGCACCTCGCTGATTATCTTCAACCACATTAATAAGCGAATGACGCCGGAAGAGTCGTACAACACGGTCAAAAAACTCGACGCGAAGCTGGGCCTCATCTGGCTTAAACCGGCGGAGATGAACAACACCTACGCCTTTGCCATGAAGCGTGAGCGGGCAGAAAAAGAAGGCATTACCACAATGTCACAACTGGTGGAGCGCATCGAGCATATCCGCCAGACCGACCCGAAACATAACTGGATGCTTGGCCTGGATCTGGAATTTGCCGGGCGCAGCGATGGCCTGAAGCCACTGCAGCAGGTTTACAACATGCCGCTGGACCGCCCGCAGATCCGCCAGATGGACCCCGGCCTTGTCTACAACGCCATCCGCGATGGCTTTGTTGACGCAGGTCTGATCTACACCACCGATGGCCGTATGAAGGGCTTTGACCTGAAAGCGCTAGTGGATGATAAGGGCTTCTTCCCAAGTTACGCTGTCACTCCCGTGGTGCGGAAAGACGTGCTGGACTCGCATCCGGGCCTTGAGGAGGCGCTGAACACCCTATCGTCCGAGCTGAACAATGAGGTGATAACAACCCTGAACGCTAAAGTTGATATCGACCATGAAACCCCGCAGCAGGTGGCCCGTGAATTCCTGCAGCAGAAAGGCTTGCTCTGA
- the osmY gene encoding osmoprotectant ABC transporter permease OsmY — protein MQNASFATRFLLGLVALILVLALVVWGIGLDTLKARQVDLLYLGQQHLILVFSSMALALLVGIPSGILLSRPAARRWAEYVMQIFNIGNTLPPLAVLALAMVIIGIGDKPAIVALFLASLLPIVRNTYAGLCSVPPSLIEAANGIGMTKLQRLRQVEIPNAWPVILSGVRIATAINVGTAPLAFLIGASSYGELIFPGIYLNDFPTLILGAVATALFALILDLALASLGRMLSPHTAQ, from the coding sequence ATGCAAAACGCATCCTTCGCAACACGGTTTTTACTTGGGCTGGTGGCGCTGATTTTAGTGCTTGCTCTGGTGGTTTGGGGCATCGGCCTCGACACCCTCAAAGCCCGGCAGGTCGATTTACTCTATCTCGGGCAGCAGCACCTGATTCTGGTGTTCAGCTCAATGGCCCTGGCCCTGTTGGTCGGTATTCCTAGCGGAATATTGCTCAGCCGTCCTGCCGCGCGCCGCTGGGCTGAGTACGTCATGCAGATTTTTAATATCGGTAACACGCTGCCGCCGCTGGCGGTCTTAGCGCTGGCGATGGTGATTATCGGCATTGGCGACAAACCGGCGATCGTTGCCCTGTTCCTCGCCTCACTGCTTCCGATTGTCCGTAATACCTATGCCGGGCTTTGCAGCGTCCCGCCGTCACTTATCGAAGCCGCCAACGGGATTGGCATGACCAAACTGCAGCGGCTGCGCCAGGTTGAAATCCCTAACGCCTGGCCGGTGATCCTGTCCGGCGTGCGCATTGCCACCGCCATCAACGTCGGCACCGCCCCGCTGGCCTTTCTTATCGGCGCGAGCAGCTACGGGGAGCTTATCTTCCCGGGGATTTACCTGAATGATTTCCCAACGCTGATACTCGGCGCCGTGGCGACGGCCCTGTTTGCCCTGATCCTCGACCTGGCACTTGCCAGCCTGGGCCGGATGCTCAGCCCCCACACCGCCCAATAA
- the mlc gene encoding sugar metabolism global transcriptional regulator Mlc: MVADSQPGHIDQIKQTNAGVVYRLIDTHGPVSRIDLSRLAQLAPASITKIVREMLEAHLVQETEIQDPGSRGRPAVGLMLETEAWHYLSIRLSRGEISLGLRDLSSKLVVEDAVDLPTNDPQPLLERIIFQVDQFFIRHQQKLERLTAIAITLPGIIDTVGGVIHRMPFYDVCDMPLGEVLGNHTGVPVFIQHDISAWTMAEGLFGASQGARDVIQVVIDHNVGAGVITDGRLLHAGSSSLVEIGHTQVDPYGKRCYCGNHGCLETIASVESVLELAQQRMSQSMGSMLHGQPLSVESLCDAALSGDLLAKDIIIGVGQNVGRILAIMVNLFNPQKILIGSPLNRAAAILHPAITDCIRQQALPAYSSHTIVEGTQFDNRGTMAGAALVKDAMYNGSLLIRLLQG; the protein is encoded by the coding sequence GTGGTTGCTGATAGTCAACCGGGCCATATCGATCAGATTAAACAAACCAATGCTGGCGTTGTTTATCGCTTGATTGATACCCACGGCCCGGTGTCGCGAATCGATCTTTCCCGCCTGGCGCAGCTGGCTCCGGCCAGTATCACCAAGATTGTGCGGGAAATGCTAGAGGCGCATCTGGTACAGGAAACGGAAATTCAGGACCCCGGTAGCCGTGGCCGCCCCGCGGTGGGCTTAATGCTTGAAACAGAAGCCTGGCATTACCTCTCTATTCGCCTCAGCCGCGGTGAAATTTCACTCGGCCTGCGCGACCTCAGCAGTAAGCTGGTGGTGGAAGACGCGGTAGACCTGCCGACGAACGACCCGCAGCCTTTGCTGGAGCGCATCATCTTTCAGGTCGATCAATTCTTTATTCGCCATCAGCAAAAGCTTGAGCGCCTCACCGCCATCGCCATTACGTTGCCGGGCATCATTGACACAGTGGGTGGCGTTATTCACCGTATGCCGTTCTATGATGTCTGCGATATGCCGCTGGGTGAAGTGCTGGGCAATCACACCGGTGTGCCGGTTTTTATCCAGCACGATATTAGCGCCTGGACCATGGCAGAAGGGCTGTTCGGCGCCTCTCAGGGGGCGAGAGATGTCATTCAGGTGGTGATTGACCATAACGTTGGCGCAGGCGTTATTACCGATGGTCGCTTGTTGCACGCCGGCAGCAGCAGTCTGGTGGAAATTGGCCACACGCAGGTCGATCCCTACGGGAAGCGCTGCTACTGTGGCAACCACGGCTGCCTGGAAACCATTGCCAGCGTCGAAAGCGTGCTGGAACTGGCGCAGCAGCGAATGAGCCAGTCGATGGGATCGATGCTGCACGGCCAGCCGCTTAGCGTGGAATCCTTGTGTGACGCTGCGCTAAGCGGAGATCTGCTGGCGAAAGATATTATTATTGGCGTCGGGCAAAATGTGGGCCGCATTCTGGCCATCATGGTTAACCTGTTTAATCCGCAAAAAATTCTTATCGGTTCGCCGCTTAACCGCGCCGCCGCCATCCTTCACCCTGCGATAACCGATTGTATTCGCCAGCAGGCGTTGCCCGCCTATAGTAGCCACACGATCGTGGAAGGTACGCAGTTTGATAACCGCGGTACCATGGCCGGTGCGGCGCTGGTAAAAGATGCAATGTATAACGGCTCTTTATTAATTCGTCTGCTGCAGGGCTAA
- a CDS encoding MFS transporter, giving the protein MSRTTTVNTAPTEDVDESRSTPSVSYIKRGTPQFMRVTLALFSAGLATFALLYCVQPILPVLSHEFGVSPASSSISLSVSTAMLAIGLLFTGPLSDAIGRKQVMVTALLLASCCTLLSTLMTSWHGILIMRALIGLSLSGVAAVGMTYLSEEMHPSVVAFSMGLYISGNSIGGMSGRLITGVLTDFFTWRVAVAAIGCFALASALMFWKILPQSQHFRASSLRPKTLFINFRLHWRDQGLPLLFAEGFLLMGAFVTLFNYIGYRMMEAPWFLSQAVVGLLSVAYLTGTWSSPKAGAMTAKYGRGPVLIGFTAIMFLGLTLTVFSSLIVIFAGMLLFSAGFFAAHSVASSWIGPRARRAKGQASSLYLFSYYLGSSLAGTLGGVFWHQFGWNGVAAFIGSLLLVALLVAARLHHKAH; this is encoded by the coding sequence TTGAGTCGTACAACTACCGTCAATACAGCCCCGACAGAGGACGTTGACGAAAGCCGATCTACCCCTTCTGTCAGCTATATCAAACGCGGTACCCCTCAGTTTATGCGCGTCACGCTGGCGCTGTTTTCCGCCGGGCTGGCTACTTTTGCCCTGCTCTATTGCGTCCAGCCTATTCTACCGGTGCTCTCCCATGAATTTGGCGTCAGCCCGGCAAGCAGCAGTATTTCGCTTTCGGTTTCTACCGCCATGCTGGCTATCGGGCTGCTGTTTACCGGCCCGCTATCGGACGCCATTGGCCGTAAACAGGTCATGGTTACGGCTCTGCTGCTGGCTTCCTGCTGCACTTTACTGTCAACGTTGATGACCAGCTGGCACGGCATTTTGATCATGCGCGCACTCATCGGCCTTTCTTTGAGCGGCGTTGCAGCCGTGGGCATGACCTACCTCAGCGAGGAGATGCACCCGAGCGTGGTGGCGTTTTCGATGGGCCTGTACATCAGCGGGAACTCAATCGGCGGAATGAGCGGCCGCCTGATCACCGGGGTACTTACCGATTTCTTTACCTGGCGCGTGGCCGTCGCGGCTATCGGCTGTTTTGCCCTCGCCTCTGCGCTGATGTTCTGGAAGATTTTGCCGCAGTCGCAGCATTTTCGCGCCTCCAGTCTTCGCCCTAAAACGCTGTTTATTAACTTCCGCCTGCACTGGCGGGACCAGGGGTTGCCGCTGCTGTTTGCGGAAGGCTTCCTGCTAATGGGGGCGTTTGTCACCCTCTTTAACTACATTGGCTACCGCATGATGGAAGCTCCGTGGTTCCTGAGCCAGGCGGTGGTGGGCCTGCTTTCCGTCGCCTATCTGACCGGGACATGGAGCTCACCTAAAGCGGGCGCAATGACCGCTAAATATGGCCGAGGCCCCGTGCTGATTGGCTTCACGGCCATTATGTTCCTTGGCCTGACGCTGACTGTTTTCTCCTCGCTTATCGTTATTTTTGCCGGAATGCTGCTGTTTTCCGCCGGTTTCTTTGCCGCTCACTCAGTTGCCAGCAGCTGGATTGGGCCACGCGCGCGCCGTGCCAAAGGCCAGGCTTCGTCACTGTATTTGTTCAGCTATTACCTCGGCTCCAGCCTGGCTGGTACCCTTGGCGGCGTGTTCTGGCACCAGTTTGGCTGGAACGGCGTGGCGGCGTTTATCGGCTCGCTGCTGCTGGTCGCCCTGCTGGTTGCCGCCCGTTTGCACCATAAGGCGCACTAA
- the clcB gene encoding voltage-gated ClC-type chloride channel ClcB → MHRIQAFPDIREMLRRLVIAVFIGLASALVVWLFRQAMYLLENVFLGDHGGSLVAAAASLEPWRRALTPAAGGLLAGLLLWGWQRATRQRPSAPTDYMEAIETGDGRLDVPSSLVKSAASLIVVASGSAIGREGAMILLATVFASLFAQRFTPDKEWKLWVACGAAAGMASAYHAPLAGSLFIAEILFGSLMLASLGPVVIAAISALLMTHLLNGGQAPLYIVTLLDPPQPSHYGLMALLGLTAGVLGPLILWLLAQSSALFRSLKLTPPLQLALGGLIVGLLSLVTPTAWGNGYSVVQSFLSSPPALLFVGGVLLCKLLAVMASSGSGAPGGVFTPTLFMGAALGMLFGQVCGLWGGGEPLMILLGLTGMASLLAATTHAPIMATLMICEMTGEFTLLPGLLLTCVIASTLSRWLRPQSVYRQGATQPG, encoded by the coding sequence ATGCACCGAATACAAGCCTTTCCTGACATCCGAGAGATGCTTCGCCGGCTGGTGATTGCGGTCTTTATTGGCCTGGCTTCCGCGCTGGTAGTCTGGCTTTTTCGGCAGGCCATGTACCTGCTTGAGAATGTATTCCTCGGCGATCACGGTGGCAGCCTGGTTGCAGCCGCTGCGTCCCTCGAGCCCTGGCGACGCGCCCTGACGCCTGCCGCCGGTGGCCTCCTGGCCGGGCTTCTGCTTTGGGGCTGGCAGCGAGCCACTCGCCAGCGCCCTTCTGCCCCCACCGACTACATGGAAGCTATCGAAACCGGCGATGGTCGCCTGGACGTGCCGTCCAGCCTGGTGAAGTCCGCCGCCTCGCTGATCGTTGTCGCCAGCGGGAGCGCTATCGGGCGAGAAGGGGCGATGATTCTGCTGGCAACGGTTTTTGCTTCGCTGTTTGCCCAACGCTTTACCCCGGACAAAGAGTGGAAGCTGTGGGTAGCCTGCGGCGCAGCTGCCGGGATGGCGAGTGCCTATCATGCGCCGCTGGCGGGCAGCCTGTTTATTGCGGAAATTCTGTTTGGCTCCCTGATGCTTGCCTCGCTGGGGCCGGTGGTGATTGCCGCCATCAGCGCCTTGCTGATGACACATTTGCTCAACGGCGGCCAGGCCCCGCTGTATATCGTCACGCTTCTTGATCCACCCCAGCCTTCTCATTATGGGCTAATGGCGCTGCTCGGCTTAACCGCGGGCGTGCTCGGGCCGCTGATTCTGTGGCTGCTGGCGCAAAGCAGCGCGCTTTTTCGTTCACTTAAGCTTACGCCGCCGCTGCAGCTGGCACTCGGCGGGCTGATTGTCGGGCTGCTGTCGCTGGTAACGCCGACGGCATGGGGCAACGGCTACAGCGTGGTGCAGTCGTTTCTTTCCAGCCCGCCTGCGTTGCTGTTCGTCGGCGGCGTGTTGCTGTGCAAGCTGCTGGCGGTGATGGCAAGCAGCGGATCCGGCGCGCCGGGCGGTGTATTTACACCGACGCTATTTATGGGGGCGGCGCTGGGTATGCTATTTGGCCAGGTGTGCGGCCTGTGGGGCGGAGGTGAACCGCTGATGATCCTGCTTGGGCTGACGGGCATGGCGTCTTTGCTGGCGGCGACTACACATGCGCCAATTATGGCGACGCTGATGATTTGTGAAATGACCGGAGAGTTTACGCTGCTCCCCGGCCTGCTGCTGACCTGCGTGATAGCCTCAACGCTTTCGCGCTGGCTACGCCCGCAGTCGGTCTACCGTCAGGGCGCTACGCAGCCGGGTTAG
- the osmW gene encoding osmoprotectant ABC transporter permease OsmW: protein METLHYMIDNAGYIGSLTLHHLWLVLIAVGLAILIGVPLGILIVRHKWLATPILGFATILLTIPSVALFGLMIPLFSLIGQGIGVVPAVTAVFLYSLLPIVRNTHTALDSLPSGLREAGRGIGMTFWQRLRWVEIPMALPVIFGGIRTAVVMNIGVMAIAAVIGAGGLGLLLLNGIGGSDIRMLIAGAVMICLLAIVLDWLLHRLQLHFTKW from the coding sequence GTGGAAACATTACATTATATGATTGATAACGCAGGGTATATTGGCTCCCTTACTCTGCATCACCTGTGGCTGGTGCTGATCGCCGTCGGCCTCGCAATTCTGATTGGGGTGCCGCTGGGCATTCTTATCGTGCGCCATAAATGGCTCGCCACGCCGATACTCGGCTTTGCCACTATTTTGCTCACCATTCCGTCCGTGGCGCTGTTTGGCCTGATGATCCCCCTGTTTTCGCTGATCGGTCAGGGTATTGGCGTGGTACCTGCAGTAACGGCAGTATTTCTTTATTCGCTGCTGCCGATTGTTCGCAATACCCACACCGCGCTGGACAGCCTGCCGTCGGGGCTACGTGAAGCCGGACGAGGCATCGGCATGACGTTTTGGCAGCGCCTGCGCTGGGTGGAAATTCCTATGGCGCTGCCGGTGATTTTTGGCGGAATTCGAACCGCGGTGGTGATGAACATTGGCGTTATGGCCATTGCTGCCGTCATTGGTGCGGGCGGCCTGGGCTTGCTGCTGCTTAACGGCATCGGCGGGAGTGACATCCGCATGCTGATTGCCGGGGCGGTGATGATCTGCCTGTTGGCTATCGTGCTCGACTGGCTTTTGCATCGCCTGCAGCTGCATTTCACTAAATGGTAA
- a CDS encoding LysR family transcriptional regulator, whose amino-acid sequence MNIELRHLRYFIAVAEELHFGRAAARLRISQPPLSQQIQILEEQIGARLLARTNRSVNLTAAGQQFLTDARQILSQVDAAAARAARLHQGETGELRIGFTSSAPFIKAVSDSLSRFRKRYPDVHLQMREVNTREQIAPLNEGELELGLMRNTRLPDTLNWTLILREPLLAMVHRDHPLASSRSISLTQLAQEPFVFFDPHVGTGLYDDIIGLLRRYSIVPYITQEVGEAMTIIGLVSAGLGVSILPASFQRIRLSDVVWLPIDEPEAQSELWLVWPKHRELSEAAKRISALLTEASWALK is encoded by the coding sequence ATGAATATCGAGTTGCGCCATTTGCGCTATTTCATTGCGGTTGCCGAAGAGCTGCATTTTGGTCGGGCCGCAGCGCGGCTGCGGATCTCCCAGCCCCCCCTTAGCCAGCAGATTCAGATCCTTGAAGAGCAAATAGGCGCTCGCCTGCTGGCGCGCACTAACCGCAGCGTTAACCTCACCGCAGCCGGCCAGCAGTTTCTCACCGATGCCAGGCAAATTCTCAGCCAGGTGGATGCCGCTGCAGCGCGTGCAGCCCGGCTGCACCAGGGGGAAACCGGCGAATTGCGCATAGGCTTTACCTCCTCCGCGCCATTTATTAAGGCTGTTTCTGACAGCCTGTCCCGCTTTCGCAAGCGCTACCCAGACGTGCATCTCCAGATGCGAGAGGTGAACACCCGGGAGCAAATTGCCCCCCTGAATGAGGGCGAGCTTGAGCTGGGGCTGATGCGCAATACGCGCCTGCCGGATACTCTGAACTGGACGCTCATCCTGCGTGAACCGCTGCTGGCGATGGTGCATCGCGATCATCCGCTGGCCAGCAGTCGTTCGATATCGCTGACACAGTTGGCGCAGGAGCCGTTTGTTTTCTTTGACCCGCACGTAGGCACCGGACTGTACGACGACATCATTGGGCTGCTTCGCCGCTATAGCATCGTGCCGTACATCACCCAGGAAGTGGGTGAGGCGATGACGATCATTGGGCTAGTGTCCGCCGGGCTGGGGGTTTCAATCCTGCCTGCTTCATTCCAGCGCATTCGCCTGAGTGATGTGGTATGGCTGCCCATTGATGAGCCAGAGGCACAGTCTGAGTTGTGGCTGGTCTGGCCGAAGCATCGGGAATTATCGGAAGCGGCGAAGCGCATCTCGGCATTGCTGACCGAGGCCTCCTGGGCGTTAAAATAG
- the bioD gene encoding dethiobiotin synthase, protein MLKRFFITGTDTAVGKTVVSRALLQALSANGKSVVGYKPVAKGSKETPDGLRNKDALVLQSVSTIKLPYEAINPIALSEEESSISHHGPINYSLLSSGLQRLADQMDHVVVEGTGGWRSLMNDLRPLSDWVVQEQLPVLLVVGIQEGCINHALLTAQAIANDGLPFIGWVANRINPGLAHYAEIIEVLSKKLPGPLVGELPYLPRAEQRELGAYIDLTRLRSALTVDRLRA, encoded by the coding sequence ATGCTTAAGCGTTTCTTTATAACAGGTACCGATACTGCCGTAGGGAAGACGGTGGTTTCACGAGCCTTACTGCAGGCGCTATCGGCCAACGGAAAAAGCGTCGTCGGTTACAAGCCGGTCGCTAAAGGCAGTAAAGAGACGCCAGACGGGCTGCGCAATAAAGATGCTCTGGTACTGCAAAGCGTCTCCACAATTAAACTGCCCTATGAAGCGATCAATCCTATCGCGCTCAGCGAAGAAGAGAGCAGCATCAGCCATCATGGGCCGATTAACTACTCGCTGCTGTCAAGCGGCCTGCAAAGGCTGGCCGACCAAATGGACCACGTTGTCGTCGAAGGCACGGGCGGCTGGCGCAGCCTGATGAACGATCTTCGTCCGCTGTCGGACTGGGTGGTGCAGGAACAGTTGCCGGTGCTGCTGGTGGTGGGGATTCAGGAAGGGTGCATTAACCATGCGCTGCTGACGGCGCAGGCGATTGCCAACGACGGGCTGCCGTTTATTGGCTGGGTGGCGAACCGCATCAATCCAGGCCTTGCGCACTACGCGGAAATTATCGAGGTATTGAGCAAAAAACTGCCGGGACCGCTGGTCGGCGAGTTACCGTACCTACCTCGGGCCGAGCAGCGTGAGCTGGGGGCGTATATCGACCTAACCCGGCTGCGTAGCGCCCTGACGGTAGACCGACTGCGGGCGTAG
- a CDS encoding carboxypeptidase M32: MEKQNYNHLTRTFQRLSRFEHLSAIAGWDMSTMMPANGSQARGEALAELSVLKHQILTDKKIATLLQAAAQEDLNDVERANLREMTRHYQEAVLLPDALVEEKSLVGTRCEHGWRTQRPANDWQGFSTNLKEVVRVSREEARLRAEAKGISRYDALLDIYEPGMTSAKLDVLFGDLRGWLPDLLQKVVDKQAKEKMLTPQGPFATETQRQLGLDTMGLLGFDFNGGRLDVSAHPFCGGVPEDVRITTRYNEEEMFSSLFGVIHETGHARYEQNLPREWLGQPVALARSTAIHESQSLFFEMQLGRSAPFLKLLLPKVIERFGPQPAFELNNFINVNQQVERGYIRVDADEVSYPAHVVLRYEIERALIEGDIEVDDIPALWNEKMQSWLGLSTEGNYRNGCMQDIHWTDGAFGYFPSYTLGAMYAAQLFSAASRALPDLDQAIASGNFTALFDWLKQNIWQHGSRFTTSQLITNATGEDLNPLYFRKHLESRYL, from the coding sequence ATGGAAAAGCAAAACTATAATCACCTGACCCGTACCTTCCAGCGTCTGTCCCGGTTTGAGCATTTGTCAGCCATTGCCGGCTGGGACATGTCCACCATGATGCCCGCTAACGGTAGCCAGGCGCGCGGCGAGGCTCTCGCTGAACTTAGCGTGCTTAAGCACCAGATCCTGACCGACAAGAAAATTGCCACCCTGCTCCAGGCCGCAGCTCAGGAAGATCTGAACGATGTAGAGCGTGCAAACCTGCGTGAAATGACTCGTCACTACCAGGAAGCGGTGCTGCTCCCCGATGCGTTAGTAGAAGAGAAATCGCTGGTAGGTACGCGTTGCGAACACGGCTGGCGTACCCAGCGCCCGGCCAACGACTGGCAAGGCTTCTCCACGAACCTGAAAGAAGTCGTGCGCGTCAGCCGCGAAGAGGCTCGACTGCGCGCGGAGGCAAAAGGTATTTCTCGCTATGATGCGCTGCTGGATATCTATGAACCCGGTATGACCAGCGCCAAGCTCGACGTGCTGTTTGGCGACCTGCGCGGCTGGCTGCCTGATTTGCTCCAGAAGGTGGTTGATAAGCAGGCCAAAGAAAAAATGCTGACGCCACAAGGTCCTTTTGCCACTGAAACCCAGCGTCAGCTCGGGCTGGATACTATGGGGCTGCTTGGCTTTGACTTTAACGGCGGCCGCCTTGATGTCAGCGCGCATCCCTTCTGCGGCGGCGTGCCTGAAGATGTGCGAATCACGACGCGTTATAACGAAGAAGAGATGTTCAGCTCGCTGTTTGGCGTGATTCATGAAACCGGCCACGCCCGCTACGAGCAAAACCTGCCGCGGGAATGGCTCGGCCAGCCCGTCGCTCTGGCGCGTTCTACCGCCATCCATGAATCTCAAAGCCTGTTCTTTGAGATGCAACTTGGCCGCAGCGCGCCGTTCCTGAAACTGCTGCTGCCAAAAGTCATTGAGCGTTTTGGTCCGCAGCCGGCGTTCGAACTGAACAACTTTATCAACGTCAACCAGCAGGTTGAGCGCGGCTATATTCGCGTCGATGCCGATGAAGTGAGCTACCCGGCACACGTTGTGCTGCGATATGAAATTGAACGGGCACTGATCGAGGGGGATATCGAGGTGGATGACATTCCGGCGCTGTGGAATGAGAAGATGCAGTCCTGGCTGGGCCTGTCCACCGAAGGCAATTACCGCAATGGTTGTATGCAGGATATTCACTGGACCGATGGCGCTTTCGGCTACTTCCCTTCCTATACGCTGGGCGCGATGTACGCGGCGCAGCTGTTTAGCGCGGCATCACGCGCGCTGCCGGATCTGGACCAGGCGATCGCCAGCGGCAATTTCACCGCCTTATTTGACTGGTTGAAGCAAAATATCTGGCAGCATGGCAGCCGTTTCACCACTTCACAGCTGATAACCAACGCGACCGGCGAAGACCTTAACCCATTGTATTTCCGCAAGCATTTAGAGTCACGTTACCTGTAA
- the osmV gene encoding osmoprotectant ABC transporter ATP-binding protein OsmV, giving the protein MIKLENLTRQFVQKNGQTFNAVDNISLNVPEGEMCVLLGPSGCGKTTTLKMINRLIKPTGGKILINGQDTNDLDTVTLRRNIGYVIQQIGLFPNMTIEENITVVPRMLGWDKARCKARAQELMSMVALDPNRFLNRYPREMSGGQQQRIGVIRALAADPPVLLMDEPFGAVDPINRETIQNEFLEMQRQLKKTVMLVSHDIDEALKLGDRIAVFRQGKIVQCASPDELLAKPANDFVGSFVGQDRTLKRLLLVQAGDVTEQQPTITARESTPLAEAFATMDDNDMRSITVVDAGGKPLGFVKRREARGATGTCTDLLHPFRVTGRAEENLRIVLSKLYEHNMVWMPITDEDGRYSGEISQDYIADYLSSGRTRRALNIQQS; this is encoded by the coding sequence ATGATAAAACTTGAAAACCTCACGCGACAATTTGTGCAGAAAAATGGCCAGACTTTCAACGCTGTCGACAATATCAGTCTGAACGTGCCAGAAGGGGAAATGTGCGTGCTGCTCGGCCCGTCCGGCTGCGGCAAAACCACCACGCTGAAAATGATCAACCGCCTGATAAAACCCACCGGCGGCAAGATTTTAATCAACGGCCAGGACACCAACGATCTGGATACCGTCACCCTCCGCCGCAATATCGGCTACGTTATCCAGCAAATCGGCCTGTTCCCTAACATGACGATAGAAGAAAACATTACCGTTGTGCCGCGCATGCTGGGCTGGGATAAGGCCCGCTGCAAAGCACGCGCCCAGGAGTTGATGAGCATGGTCGCCCTCGACCCTAACCGCTTCCTCAACCGCTATCCGCGCGAAATGTCCGGCGGCCAGCAGCAGCGTATCGGAGTGATCCGCGCCCTGGCGGCAGATCCTCCGGTGCTGCTGATGGATGAACCTTTTGGCGCGGTTGACCCGATTAACCGCGAAACCATTCAGAACGAGTTTCTGGAGATGCAGCGCCAGTTGAAAAAAACGGTAATGCTGGTCAGCCACGATATCGACGAGGCTCTGAAGCTGGGTGACCGGATTGCGGTCTTCCGCCAGGGCAAAATTGTGCAATGCGCCAGCCCGGACGAGCTGCTGGCGAAACCGGCCAATGACTTCGTTGGGTCGTTTGTTGGCCAGGACCGCACGCTGAAGCGCCTCCTGTTGGTACAGGCAGGGGATGTGACCGAACAGCAGCCGACCATTACGGCTCGTGAATCTACGCCACTGGCGGAAGCTTTCGCCACAATGGACGACAACGACATGCGTTCCATCACCGTCGTTGACGCCGGAGGTAAACCTCTGGGCTTCGTTAAGCGGCGTGAAGCGCGTGGCGCGACGGGCACTTGCACCGACCTTCTGCACCCGTTCCGCGTCACCGGCCGCGCGGAGGAAAACCTGCGCATCGTGCTTTCTAAGCTCTATGAGCACAACATGGTCTGGATGCCGATCACCGATGAAGATGGCCGCTACAGTGGGGAGATTTCGCAGGATTACATTGCCGATTATCTCAGCTCGGGCCGCACGCGCCGGGCGCTGAATATTCAGCAGAGCTAA